A genomic region of Halomonas aestuarii contains the following coding sequences:
- a CDS encoding 4a-hydroxytetrahydrobiopterin dehydratase — MSQLSEQPCEACRWDAPHVTETEIERYRTEIPEWRIVERDGIMKLERTFTFRDFGQALDFTNRVGEIAEGAGHHPALLTEWGKVTVTWWSHEMKGLHRNDFILAARTDEVAT; from the coding sequence ATGAGCCAGCTTTCCGAACAGCCCTGCGAGGCCTGCCGCTGGGACGCTCCCCACGTGACAGAGACCGAGATCGAGCGGTACCGGACGGAGATCCCCGAGTGGCGGATCGTCGAGCGCGATGGCATCATGAAGCTAGAGCGGACCTTCACGTTCCGCGACTTCGGGCAGGCCCTCGACTTCACCAATCGCGTCGGCGAGATCGCCGAGGGGGCCGGTCATCATCCAGCCCTGCTGACCGAGTGGGGCAAGGTCACCGTGACCTGGTGGTCGCACGAGATGAAGGGCCTGCACAGGAACGATTTCATTCTTGCCGCCAGAACTGACGAGGTAGCGACATAA
- a CDS encoding aromatic amino acid transaminase, whose product MFEKIERVPGDAILGLIEAFKKDTNPQKVDLGVGVYKDDQGNTPVMRAVKEAEALLLKNETTKTYIGSHGAPAYGEVVLPMVLGEGSPVLEARRASATQSPGGTGALRLAADFIAKELPGKDIWVSDPTWPNHLGIFPAAGLTLHKYPYVDAENRLDFDGMLGALKQIPEGDVVLLHACCHNPTGFDLSRDQWQQVLEVLRERQLLPLIDFAYQGFGEGLDEDAYGVRLLAENLDEVIITSSCSKNFGIYCERTGCLILVAKNEEQMENVRSQIAIVARENYSNPPAHGGAIVSEILHSAELAATWREELTEMRDRINTLRRDFVEALKPYGLDQKYACVAEQRGMFSYTGLTPEQVDRLRDEFGIYMVRSGRANVAGFSHKNLPYLAKAIAAVN is encoded by the coding sequence ATGTTCGAGAAAATTGAGCGGGTTCCCGGGGACGCCATCCTCGGTCTGATCGAGGCCTTCAAGAAGGACACCAACCCTCAGAAGGTCGATCTCGGCGTGGGCGTCTACAAGGACGACCAGGGCAATACCCCGGTGATGCGCGCCGTCAAGGAAGCCGAGGCCCTGCTGCTCAAGAACGAGACCACCAAGACCTACATCGGCTCCCATGGCGCGCCGGCGTACGGCGAGGTGGTGCTGCCCATGGTGCTGGGCGAGGGCTCGCCGGTGCTGGAGGCCAGGCGCGCCAGTGCCACCCAGTCACCCGGCGGCACCGGTGCCCTGCGCCTGGCGGCGGACTTCATCGCCAAGGAGCTGCCCGGCAAGGACATCTGGGTCTCCGACCCGACCTGGCCGAACCACCTGGGCATCTTCCCGGCCGCCGGCCTGACGCTGCACAAGTATCCCTACGTCGATGCCGAGAACCGCCTGGACTTCGACGGCATGCTGGGGGCCCTCAAGCAGATTCCGGAAGGCGACGTGGTGCTGCTGCACGCCTGCTGCCACAACCCCACCGGCTTCGACCTGTCCCGCGACCAGTGGCAGCAGGTGCTGGAGGTGCTCCGCGAGCGCCAGCTGCTGCCGCTGATCGACTTCGCCTACCAGGGCTTCGGCGAGGGCCTCGACGAGGATGCCTACGGGGTGCGCCTGCTGGCCGAGAACCTCGACGAGGTGATCATCACCAGCTCCTGCTCCAAGAACTTCGGCATCTACTGCGAGCGCACCGGCTGCCTGATCCTGGTGGCGAAGAACGAGGAGCAGATGGAGAACGTCCGCTCCCAGATCGCCATCGTCGCCCGGGAGAACTACTCCAACCCGCCGGCCCACGGCGGCGCCATCGTCAGCGAGATCCTGCACTCCGCGGAGCTGGCCGCCACCTGGCGCGAGGAGCTTACCGAGATGCGCGATCGCATCAACACGCTGCGTCGTGACTTCGTCGAGGCCCTGAAGCCCTATGGCCTGGACCAGAAGTACGCCTGCGTGGCGGAGCAGCGCGGCATGTTCTCCTACACCGGCCTGACGCCGGAGCAGGTCGACCGCCTGCGTGACGAGTTCGGCATCTACATGGTGCGCTCCGGCCGCGCCAACGTGGCCGGCTTCTCCCACAAGAACCTGCCCTACCTGGCCAAGGCGATCGCCGCGGTCAACTGA